In one window of Zhongshania aliphaticivorans DNA:
- the mazG gene encoding nucleoside triphosphate pyrophosphohydrolase, with amino-acid sequence MQYLMSRLRDPETGCPWDLKQTPKSVIPYTLEEVYELVDAIEQDDPAQVRQELGDVLFQVIFYSQLASEQDTFRFSDVVNDIVEKLVRRHPHVFPDGTLESRRDVTAPDEADIKARWEDIKKKERAQKSQYSVLDDIPLALPALTRATKLQKRAAGMGFDWTELKEVVCALREELLELEEAIHTGERTSIADEMGDVLFSAVNLSRHLGLDAETTARHACAKFERRFKFVEQRCTDMNVSEKSEDATRQMALFWNEAKATGL; translated from the coding sequence TTGCAATATCTGATGAGCCGGTTGAGAGACCCCGAAACAGGGTGCCCATGGGATTTAAAGCAGACGCCAAAAAGTGTTATTCCCTATACGCTTGAAGAGGTCTACGAGCTTGTAGATGCCATAGAGCAAGATGACCCTGCCCAAGTTAGGCAAGAGTTGGGTGATGTATTATTTCAAGTGATTTTTTATAGCCAGCTGGCTTCTGAGCAAGATACCTTCCGTTTTTCAGACGTCGTTAATGATATTGTCGAAAAATTAGTACGACGACATCCTCATGTTTTTCCCGATGGCACTTTGGAATCGCGTCGAGATGTGACGGCACCCGATGAAGCTGACATTAAGGCACGCTGGGAAGATATTAAGAAAAAAGAACGGGCGCAGAAGTCACAATACAGTGTATTGGATGATATTCCGCTAGCATTGCCTGCACTGACAAGAGCGACCAAGTTGCAGAAAAGAGCGGCAGGTATGGGCTTCGACTGGACTGAGCTAAAGGAGGTTGTCTGCGCACTGCGAGAGGAGCTTCTTGAGCTGGAGGAGGCTATTCACACGGGTGAGCGCACCTCTATTGCTGATGAAATGGGAGATGTGTTGTTTTCTGCGGTGAATCTTAGTCGACATTTGGGCTTAGATGCAGAGACTACAGCTCGCCATGCTTGTGCCAAGTTCGAACGACGGTTTAAATTCGTGGAGCAGCGGTGTACTGACATGAATGTGTCGGAGAAAAGTGAA